The following proteins are co-located in the Megalops cyprinoides isolate fMegCyp1 chromosome 15, fMegCyp1.pri, whole genome shotgun sequence genome:
- the LOC118790222 gene encoding tissue-type plasminogen activator-like, with product MKLLLSLLLTVTAVSSLDTDWLRIWKLMRANPFDRSPGPGCLNGGTFVPYREDRGFCSCPEQFQGRKCEIDVSAQCYNDNGGYYRGTASLSQSGAECLRWDHVDAQFALGSRALALGIGKHNYCRNPDRSTRPWCMVQKGHQIVPEFCQLQRCGEEPMTMCGERSQKLFKIVGGKVTTVESHPWIAAIYYKSRTYQENWFRCGGSLISPCWVLTAAHCFPDGMATSINRLSVSLGKNAINETNKYREQAFQVERLIIHENYRYRDENYNHDIALLRLKGRCAESTKTVRTICLPPEHQMLPPGTTCDVAGYGKEKHTSSLYSQVLKEAKVNIMSQSVCTNKQHYGDKVTENMFCANSPDWTVDSCKGDSGGPLVCEVDNRMFLFGIVSWGEGCSEKYRPGVYTKVTNYNRWIEENTGLSTITTGSMYPQK from the exons atgaaattgtTGCTCAGTCTCTTGTTGACGGTGACCGCTGTCTCCAGCCTTGACACG gacTGGCTGAGGATCTGGAAGCTGATGCGAGCTAACCCCTTCGATAGGTCCCCAG GTCCTGGCTGTCTGAATGGAGGAACCTTTGTGCCCTACAGAGAGGACCGAGGGTTCTGCTCATGTCCTGAACAATTCCAGGGAAGAAAGTGTGAGATCG ATGTGTCAGCACAGTGCTATAATGACAATGGGGGGTACTACAGAGGCACTGCATCACTGTCTCAGAGCGGGGCGGAGTGCCTGCGCTGGGACCATGTCGACGCCCAATTTGCTCTCGGATCGCGCGCGCTAGCCCTGGGGATTGGAAAGCACAACTACTGCAG GAATCCGGATCGGAGCACAAGGCCCTGGTGCATGGTTCAGAAGGGTCACCAGATTGTCCCCGAATTCTGTCAGCTCCAACGATGTGGAGAAGAGCCAA TGACCATGTGTGGGGAGCGATCCCAGAAGCTGTTCAAGATCGTCGGGGGGAAGGTCACCACGGTGGAGTCCCACCCCTGGATCGCAGCCATCTACTACAAGAGCCGGACGTACCAGGAGAACTGGTTCCGGTGTGGCGGCAGTCTGATCTCTCCGTGCTGGGTCCTTACAGCAGCTCACTGCTTCCCAGATGG CATGGCCACGAGCATTAACCGGCTGTCCGTCTCTCTGGGGAAGAACGCCATCAATGAAACCAACAAGTACAGAGAGCAGGCGTTCCAAGTCGAGAGACTCATCATTCACGAAAACTACAGATACAGAGACGAAAACTACAACCACGACATAG cctTGCTGAGGCTTAAGGGACGGTGTGCAGAGAGTACGAAAACAGTGCGGACCATCTGCCTGCCCCCAGAACATCAGATGCTCCCCCCGGGGACCACCTGTGATGTTGCTGGCTATGGCAAAGAGAAGCACA ccTCCTCTCTATACTCACAGGTCCTGAAAGAGGCAAAGGTGAATATTATGTCCCAGAGTGTTTGCACGAACAAGCAACATTATGGAGACAAGGTGACTGAGAACATGTTTTGCGCCAACAGCCCTGACTGGACTGTAGACTCATGCAAG GGTGACTCAGGAGGGCCTCTGGTGTGTGAGGTGGACAACCGCATGTTCCTCTTTGGAATTGTCAGCTGGGGTGAGGGCTGTTCCGAAAAGTACCGTCCAGGCGTCTACACCAAGGTCACCAACTACAACAGGTGGATTGAAGAAAACACTGGTCTGAGCACCATTACTACTGGATCCATGTACCCTCAGAAGTGA